The following are encoded together in the Azospirillum brasilense genome:
- a CDS encoding phenylacetate--CoA ligase family protein, translating to MSDTYDQLETRSPDRREAELFAALPAQIAHAKANAPYFTRLLADVDPAAVRDRVSLAALPVTRKSDLIALQREAPPFGGMTTVAIGRLARVFASPGPIHDPEAHGTDPWRTARALYASGIRSGDLVQNCFAYHLTPAGSMFETGAHALGCAVIPAGVGNTEMQAQVAAHLKPRAYIGTPDFLKIILEKGDELGLDLSSIAIGHLTGGPFLPDARAYYEGRGIAAYQSYGTADLGLVAYETTARAGLVVEEGVIVEIVRPGTGDPVPEGEVGEVVVTTFNQAYPLLRFATGDLSAVLPGESPCGRTNMRLKGWMGRADQTTKVKGMFVHPQQIAEVLRRHPQIGKARLVVGRQDANDTMTLRCESPESGEALAASVRETLAAVTKLKGVVEFAAPGSLPNDGKVIEDARA from the coding sequence GTGTCCGACACTTACGATCAACTCGAAACCCGCTCCCCCGACCGGCGCGAGGCGGAGCTGTTCGCGGCGCTGCCGGCGCAGATCGCCCACGCCAAGGCGAACGCGCCCTACTTCACCCGCCTGCTGGCCGATGTGGACCCCGCCGCCGTCCGTGACCGTGTGTCGCTCGCCGCCCTGCCGGTCACCCGCAAGTCGGACCTGATCGCCTTGCAGAGGGAGGCGCCGCCCTTCGGCGGGATGACAACCGTCGCCATCGGTCGACTGGCCCGCGTCTTCGCCTCGCCCGGTCCGATCCACGATCCGGAGGCCCACGGCACGGACCCCTGGCGCACCGCGCGGGCGCTCTACGCCTCGGGCATCCGCAGCGGCGACCTCGTGCAGAACTGCTTCGCCTACCACCTGACGCCCGCCGGCTCGATGTTCGAGACGGGGGCGCACGCGCTGGGCTGCGCGGTCATCCCCGCCGGGGTCGGCAACACGGAGATGCAGGCCCAGGTGGCCGCCCATCTGAAGCCGCGCGCCTACATCGGCACGCCCGACTTCCTGAAGATCATCCTGGAGAAGGGCGACGAGCTGGGGCTGGACCTGTCCTCCATCGCGATCGGCCATCTGACCGGCGGCCCCTTCCTGCCGGATGCCCGCGCCTATTACGAGGGGCGCGGCATCGCCGCCTACCAGAGCTACGGCACCGCCGACCTCGGCCTCGTCGCCTACGAGACGACGGCCCGCGCCGGGCTGGTGGTGGAGGAGGGCGTGATTGTCGAGATCGTCCGCCCCGGCACCGGCGATCCCGTGCCGGAAGGCGAGGTGGGGGAGGTCGTCGTCACCACCTTCAACCAGGCCTATCCGCTGCTCCGCTTCGCCACCGGCGACCTGTCGGCCGTGCTGCCCGGCGAGAGCCCCTGCGGGCGCACCAACATGCGGCTGAAGGGCTGGATGGGCCGCGCCGACCAGACCACCAAGGTCAAGGGCATGTTCGTCCATCCACAGCAGATCGCCGAGGTGCTGCGTCGCCACCCGCAGATCGGCAAGGCCCGCCTCGTCGTCGGGCGGCAGGACGCCAACGACACCATGACCCTGCGCTGCGAGTCGCCCGAATCCGGCGAGGCTTTGGCGGCATCGGTGCGTGAAACTCTGGCCGCCGTCACCAAATTGAAGGGTGTCGTGGAGTTCGCGGCCCCCGGCAGCCTGCCCAACGACGGCAAGGTCATCGAGGACGCCCGCGCCTAA
- a CDS encoding aldehyde dehydrogenase family protein, which translates to MSVSTDLQLDPFALARELSGKHFFGGEFRPASSGKGFPVVNPATGETVAEAAFGEAADVDAAVAAAVAAQKEWAKRPVRERGKLVAECGRVLDAHKEEIAKLIALETGKALRTESRVEAGVLSDAFVFFGGLAPELKGETIPFNPSMLTMTVREPVGVVGAIIPWNVPLLLMALKIAPAMVAGNAVVVKSAEEAPLAVLRVVQLINTVIPAGVVNILSGYGPECGAPLVAHKDVKKVTFTGSVETGKIVYKTAAEKLIPVTLELGGKSPMIVCGDADLEQAIAGAIAGMRFTRQGQSCTASSRIFVHDSIHDAFVEKLKEKVNAMKMGDPLDESTDIGTIVSPQQLDRVQSYIAIGKEGGATPHVCSAMPSDPKLTKGLYVQPHIFTGVKNSDRIAQEEIFGPVCCVIRWTDYEEVIAQANDTEYGLAATIWTRDLKVAMDAVHRLEAGFVQVNQNLVVQPNLSYGGVKSSGLGKEASLEAMLEHFTHKKTIIINMK; encoded by the coding sequence ATGAGCGTCAGCACCGACCTCCAGCTCGACCCCTTCGCGCTCGCCAGGGAGCTGTCGGGCAAGCATTTCTTCGGCGGCGAGTTCCGCCCGGCCTCCTCCGGCAAGGGCTTTCCCGTTGTGAACCCGGCGACCGGCGAAACGGTGGCCGAGGCCGCCTTCGGCGAGGCGGCGGACGTCGATGCCGCGGTGGCCGCCGCGGTGGCCGCGCAGAAGGAATGGGCCAAGCGTCCGGTGCGGGAGCGCGGCAAGCTGGTCGCCGAATGCGGGCGCGTGCTCGACGCCCACAAGGAGGAAATCGCCAAGCTGATCGCGCTGGAGACCGGCAAGGCGCTGCGCACCGAATCGCGCGTCGAGGCCGGCGTTCTGTCCGACGCGTTCGTCTTCTTCGGCGGTCTGGCGCCGGAGCTGAAGGGCGAAACCATTCCCTTCAACCCGTCCATGCTGACCATGACGGTGCGTGAGCCGGTGGGCGTGGTCGGCGCGATCATCCCGTGGAACGTGCCGCTGCTGCTGATGGCGCTGAAGATCGCCCCGGCGATGGTGGCGGGCAACGCCGTGGTTGTGAAATCGGCGGAGGAGGCGCCGCTGGCCGTCCTGCGCGTCGTGCAGCTCATCAACACGGTGATCCCGGCGGGGGTGGTGAACATCCTGTCGGGCTACGGCCCGGAATGCGGCGCCCCGCTGGTGGCGCACAAGGACGTGAAGAAGGTGACCTTCACCGGCTCGGTCGAGACCGGCAAGATCGTCTACAAGACCGCCGCCGAGAAGCTGATCCCTGTGACGCTGGAGCTGGGCGGCAAGAGCCCGATGATCGTCTGCGGCGACGCCGACCTGGAGCAGGCCATCGCGGGCGCCATCGCCGGCATGCGCTTCACCCGCCAGGGCCAGAGCTGCACCGCGTCGTCGCGCATCTTCGTCCATGACAGCATCCACGACGCCTTCGTGGAAAAGCTGAAGGAGAAGGTGAACGCCATGAAGATGGGCGACCCGCTGGACGAGTCGACCGACATCGGCACCATCGTCTCGCCGCAGCAGCTGGACCGGGTGCAGAGCTATATCGCCATCGGCAAGGAGGGCGGGGCGACCCCGCATGTCTGCTCCGCCATGCCGTCCGATCCGAAGCTGACCAAGGGCCTGTACGTGCAGCCGCACATCTTCACCGGCGTGAAGAACAGCGACCGAATCGCGCAGGAGGAAATTTTCGGCCCGGTCTGCTGCGTCATCCGCTGGACCGACTACGAGGAGGTGATCGCCCAGGCCAACGACACCGAATACGGTCTCGCCGCGACCATCTGGACCCGTGACCTGAAGGTGGCGATGGACGCGGTACACCGGCTGGAGGCCGGGTTCGTTCAGGTGAACCAGAATCTGGTCGTGCAGCCGAATCTGTCCTACGGCGGCGTGAAGTCCTCCGGCCTCGGCAAGGAAGCCTCGCTGGAGGCGATGCTGGAGCACTTCACCCACAAGAAGACGATCATCATCAACATGAAGTGA
- a CDS encoding isovaleryl-CoA dehydrogenase, which produces MLSNQYPTLNFDLGESADMLRDTVRSFAADEIAPRAAEIDRTNEFPNELWRKFGDLGVLGITAEEEYGGAGMGYLEHVVAMEEISRASASVGLSYGAHSNLCVNQIRKNGTAEQKSRYLPKLISGEHIGALAMSEPNAGSDVVSMKLRAEKQGDRYVLNGTKMWITNGPDADTLVVYAKTDVNAGPRGITAFLIEKSFKGFSVAQKLDKLGMRGSNTGELVFEDCEVPEENILGGVGRGVNVLMSGLDYERAVLAGGPLGIMQACMDVVVPYLHDRKQFGQPIGEFQLMQGKLADMYTIMNAAKAYVYAVAKACDRGETARKDAAGAILFAAEKATWMALEAIQTLGGNGYINEYPTGRLLRDAKLYEIGAGTSEIRRMLIGRELFKETA; this is translated from the coding sequence ATGCTGTCGAACCAGTATCCGACCCTGAACTTCGACCTCGGCGAATCCGCGGACATGCTGCGCGACACCGTGCGCAGCTTCGCCGCCGACGAGATCGCGCCCCGCGCCGCCGAGATCGACCGCACCAACGAGTTCCCGAACGAGCTGTGGCGGAAGTTCGGCGACCTCGGCGTGCTCGGCATCACGGCGGAGGAGGAATACGGCGGCGCCGGCATGGGCTATCTGGAGCATGTCGTGGCGATGGAGGAGATTTCCCGCGCCTCGGCCTCGGTCGGCCTCAGCTACGGCGCGCACTCCAACCTCTGCGTCAACCAGATTCGCAAGAACGGCACGGCGGAGCAGAAGAGCCGCTACCTCCCGAAGCTGATCTCCGGCGAGCACATCGGCGCGCTTGCCATGTCGGAGCCGAACGCCGGGTCCGACGTGGTGTCGATGAAGCTCCGCGCCGAGAAGCAGGGCGACCGCTACGTGCTGAACGGCACGAAGATGTGGATCACCAACGGGCCGGACGCCGACACGCTGGTGGTCTACGCCAAGACCGACGTCAACGCCGGCCCGCGCGGCATAACCGCCTTCCTGATCGAGAAGTCGTTCAAGGGCTTCTCCGTCGCGCAGAAGCTCGACAAGCTGGGCATGCGCGGCTCCAACACCGGCGAGCTGGTGTTCGAGGACTGCGAGGTGCCGGAGGAGAACATCCTGGGCGGCGTCGGGCGCGGCGTGAACGTGCTGATGTCCGGCCTCGACTACGAGCGCGCGGTGCTGGCCGGCGGGCCGCTCGGCATCATGCAGGCCTGCATGGACGTGGTGGTTCCCTACCTGCACGACCGCAAGCAGTTCGGCCAGCCGATCGGCGAGTTCCAGCTCATGCAGGGCAAGCTGGCCGACATGTACACGATCATGAACGCCGCCAAGGCCTACGTGTACGCCGTCGCCAAGGCCTGCGACCGCGGCGAGACCGCCCGCAAGGACGCCGCCGGGGCGATCCTCTTCGCCGCCGAAAAGGCGACCTGGATGGCGCTGGAGGCCATTCAGACTCTGGGCGGCAATGGCTACATCAACGAATACCCGACGGGCCGCCTGCTGCGCGACGCCAAGCTCTACGAGATCGGCGCCGGCACCAGCGAGATCCGCCGCATGCTGATCGGGCGCGAGCTGTTCAAGGAAACGGCCTGA
- a CDS encoding acetyl-CoA C-acyltransferase, with amino-acid sequence MTDTVVIAGAARTPMGGFQGDLQGLTAPQLGSAAIKAALERAGVKPDAVDEVFMGNVLPAGLGQAPARQASLGAGIPEAAGCTTISKVCGSGMKAVMLATDLIKAGSAEIMVAGGMESMSNAPYLLDRARGGYRMGHGRVLDHMFLDGLEDAYDRGRLMGTFAEECATHYQFTREAQDNYAIESLNRARRATEDGSFVKEITAVTVKGRKGDTVVEKDEQPLKADPAKIPTLKPAFAKDGTVTAANASSISDGAAALVLTTRSNAEKLGLPILAEIKAHANHAQAPAWFTTAPVGAINKVLERAGWSAKDVDLYELNEAFAVVAMAAMRELDIPHDKINVHGGACALGHPIGASGARILVTLLAALEKNGLKRGVASLCIGGGEATAVAVELV; translated from the coding sequence ATGACCGATACCGTTGTGATCGCGGGCGCCGCCCGCACGCCGATGGGCGGCTTCCAGGGCGACTTGCAGGGGCTGACCGCACCGCAGCTCGGCTCCGCCGCCATCAAGGCCGCGCTGGAGCGCGCCGGGGTGAAGCCGGATGCCGTGGACGAGGTGTTCATGGGCAACGTTCTGCCCGCCGGGCTGGGGCAGGCGCCGGCGCGACAGGCGTCGCTCGGCGCCGGCATCCCGGAGGCTGCCGGCTGCACGACCATCTCCAAGGTCTGCGGGTCGGGCATGAAGGCGGTGATGCTCGCCACCGACCTCATCAAGGCCGGCTCGGCGGAGATCATGGTCGCCGGCGGCATGGAGAGCATGTCCAACGCTCCCTACCTGCTGGACCGCGCGCGCGGCGGCTACCGCATGGGCCACGGCCGCGTGCTCGACCACATGTTCCTCGACGGGCTGGAGGACGCCTACGACCGCGGGCGCCTGATGGGCACCTTCGCGGAGGAATGCGCCACCCACTACCAGTTCACCCGCGAGGCGCAGGACAACTACGCCATCGAGAGCCTGAACCGCGCCCGCCGCGCCACCGAGGACGGCAGCTTCGTCAAGGAGATCACCGCGGTCACCGTTAAGGGCCGCAAGGGCGACACGGTGGTGGAGAAGGACGAGCAGCCGCTGAAGGCCGACCCGGCCAAGATCCCCACGCTGAAGCCCGCCTTCGCCAAGGACGGCACGGTGACGGCGGCCAACGCCTCCTCCATCTCGGATGGTGCGGCAGCGCTGGTGCTGACCACCCGGTCGAACGCGGAGAAGCTCGGCCTGCCGATCCTGGCGGAGATCAAGGCCCACGCCAACCACGCCCAGGCCCCGGCCTGGTTCACCACCGCCCCGGTCGGTGCGATCAACAAGGTGCTGGAGCGCGCCGGCTGGTCGGCCAAGGACGTGGACCTCTACGAGCTGAACGAGGCCTTCGCCGTGGTCGCCATGGCGGCGATGCGCGAACTCGACATCCCGCATGACAAGATCAACGTGCATGGCGGCGCCTGCGCGCTCGGCCATCCGATCGGCGCGTCCGGCGCGCGCATTCTCGTCACGCTGCTGGCGGCCCTGGAGAAGAACGGGCTGAAGCGCGGTGTCGCCTCGCTGTGCATCGGCGGTGGCGAGGCCACGGCGGTGGCGGTGGAGTTGGTGTAA
- a CDS encoding acyl-CoA dehydrogenase family protein: MRLTEEQRMVRDMARDFATERLAPTAAERDRTGAFPKEELAEMGRLGLMGMLVPEAFDGAGTDHIAYALAIEEIAAGDGAISTIMSVHNSVGCMPILKFGSAEQKERFLKPMARGEQLGCFCLTEPQAGSDAAAIKTRARRDGNHWVLNGTKQFITSGKNADVAIVFAVSDPEAGKKGITAFIVPTDTPGFQVARVEEKLGQSCSDTCQIVLEDCRIPADLMLGAEGGGYRVALANLEGGRIGIASQSVGMARSALDHATRYAQERQSMGVPIIQHQAVAFRLADMATKVEAARQLVLHAASLRDAGEPCLKEAAMAKLFASEIAERVCSDAIQIHGGYGYLNDFPVERIYRDVRVCQIYEGTSDIQRLVISRALMQ, from the coding sequence ATGCGGCTGACGGAAGAGCAGCGGATGGTGCGCGACATGGCGCGGGACTTCGCGACTGAGCGGCTGGCGCCGACCGCGGCCGAGCGCGACCGCACCGGCGCCTTCCCCAAGGAGGAGCTGGCCGAGATGGGCCGGCTCGGCCTGATGGGCATGCTGGTGCCGGAGGCGTTCGACGGCGCCGGCACCGACCACATCGCCTACGCGCTCGCCATCGAGGAGATCGCGGCGGGCGACGGCGCCATTTCCACCATCATGAGCGTGCACAACTCCGTCGGCTGCATGCCGATCCTGAAGTTCGGCAGCGCCGAGCAGAAGGAGCGCTTCCTGAAGCCGATGGCCCGCGGCGAGCAGCTCGGCTGCTTCTGCCTGACCGAGCCGCAGGCGGGGTCCGACGCCGCCGCCATCAAGACCCGCGCGCGCCGCGACGGCAACCACTGGGTCCTCAACGGCACCAAGCAGTTCATCACGTCGGGCAAGAACGCCGACGTCGCCATCGTCTTCGCGGTCAGCGACCCCGAGGCCGGCAAGAAGGGCATCACCGCCTTCATCGTACCGACCGACACCCCCGGCTTCCAGGTCGCGCGGGTCGAGGAGAAGCTCGGCCAGAGCTGCTCCGACACCTGCCAGATCGTGCTGGAGGACTGCCGCATCCCCGCCGACCTGATGCTGGGCGCGGAGGGCGGCGGCTACCGGGTGGCGCTCGCCAACCTGGAGGGCGGGCGCATCGGCATCGCCTCTCAGTCGGTGGGCATGGCGCGCTCCGCGCTCGACCACGCCACCCGCTACGCCCAGGAGCGGCAGAGCATGGGCGTGCCGATCATCCAGCATCAGGCGGTGGCCTTCCGGCTGGCCGACATGGCGACGAAGGTGGAGGCCGCGCGCCAGCTCGTCCTGCACGCCGCGAGCCTCCGCGACGCGGGCGAGCCCTGCCTGAAGGAGGCGGCGATGGCGAAGCTGTTCGCCTCGGAGATCGCCGAGCGCGTCTGCTCCGACGCCATCCAGATTCATGGCGGCTACGGCTACCTGAACGATTTCCCGGTGGAGCGCATTTATAGAGACGTGCGCGTCTGCCAGATCTACGAGGGCACGAGCGACATCCAGCGGCTGGTCATCAGCCGCGCCCTGATGCAGTAG
- a CDS encoding carboxyl transferase domain-containing protein has product MTVLKSALNPRSAEFQTNADAMSALVADLREKVGAIKQGGGAKARDKHLSRGKLLPRERIRQLLDVGSPFLELSQMAAHKVYDDDIPAAGIITGIGSVAGQECMVVVNDATVKGGTYFPLTVKKHLRAQEVAQQNNLPCIYLVDSGGANLPNQDEVFPDRDHFGRIFFNQANMSAQGIPQIAVVMGSCTAGGAYVPAMSDEAIIVRNQGTIFLGGPPLVKAATGEVVSAEDLGGADVHSRTSGVTDHYAMNDAHALAMARKVVSNLNRSKRIDMDLREPQEPAYDPRELYGVIPSDPRKPFDVREVIARVVDGSVLDEFKPLYGTTLVCGFAHIFGYPVGIIANNGILFSESALKGAHFVELCCQRGIPLVFLQNITGFMVGRKYEAGGIAKDGAKLVTAVACAKVPKFTVIIGGSYGAGNYGMCGRAYSPRFLWMWPNSRISVMGGEQAAGVLAQVRRDAMESQGRSWAPEEEEAFKAPIRQQYEDQGHPYYASARLWDDGIIDPADTRMVLGLGLSASLNAPVEKTTFGVFRM; this is encoded by the coding sequence ATGACCGTCCTGAAGAGCGCCCTGAACCCGCGCTCCGCCGAGTTCCAGACGAACGCCGACGCCATGTCCGCCCTGGTCGCCGACCTGCGCGAGAAGGTGGGCGCCATCAAGCAGGGCGGCGGCGCGAAGGCCCGCGACAAGCACCTGTCCCGCGGCAAGCTGCTGCCGCGCGAGCGCATCCGCCAGCTTCTGGATGTGGGATCGCCCTTCCTGGAGCTGTCGCAGATGGCCGCCCACAAGGTCTATGACGACGACATCCCGGCCGCGGGCATCATCACCGGCATCGGCAGCGTGGCCGGGCAGGAATGCATGGTGGTCGTCAACGACGCCACAGTGAAGGGCGGCACCTACTTCCCCCTGACCGTCAAGAAGCACCTGCGGGCGCAGGAAGTGGCGCAGCAGAACAACCTGCCCTGCATTTATCTCGTCGACTCGGGAGGCGCCAACCTGCCCAACCAGGACGAGGTCTTCCCCGACCGCGACCATTTCGGCCGCATCTTCTTCAACCAGGCCAACATGTCGGCCCAGGGCATCCCGCAGATCGCCGTGGTGATGGGAAGCTGCACGGCGGGCGGAGCCTATGTTCCGGCCATGTCGGACGAGGCGATCATCGTGCGCAACCAGGGCACCATCTTCCTCGGCGGCCCGCCGCTGGTGAAGGCGGCGACCGGCGAGGTGGTGTCGGCGGAGGACCTCGGCGGGGCGGACGTGCATTCCCGCACCTCCGGCGTGACCGACCATTACGCGATGAACGACGCCCACGCGCTCGCCATGGCGCGCAAGGTCGTGTCGAACCTGAACCGCAGCAAGCGCATCGACATGGACCTGCGCGAGCCGCAGGAACCGGCCTACGACCCGCGCGAACTCTACGGTGTGATCCCCAGCGACCCGCGCAAGCCCTTCGACGTGCGCGAGGTCATCGCCCGCGTGGTCGACGGCTCGGTGCTGGACGAGTTCAAGCCGCTCTACGGCACGACGCTGGTCTGCGGCTTCGCCCACATCTTCGGCTACCCGGTCGGCATCATCGCCAACAACGGCATCCTGTTCAGCGAATCCGCCCTGAAGGGCGCGCATTTCGTCGAGCTGTGCTGCCAGCGAGGGATTCCCCTGGTCTTCCTGCAGAACATCACCGGCTTCATGGTCGGGCGGAAATACGAGGCGGGCGGTATCGCCAAGGACGGTGCGAAGCTGGTCACCGCCGTCGCCTGCGCCAAGGTGCCAAAATTCACCGTCATCATCGGCGGCAGCTATGGTGCGGGCAATTACGGCATGTGCGGGCGCGCCTATTCCCCGCGCTTCCTCTGGATGTGGCCGAACTCGCGCATCTCGGTGATGGGCGGGGAGCAGGCGGCGGGCGTGCTCGCCCAGGTCCGGCGCGACGCCATGGAATCCCAGGGCAGGAGCTGGGCGCCGGAGGAGGAGGAGGCGTTCAAGGCCCCCATCCGCCAGCAGTACGAAGACCAGGGCCATCCCTACTACGCCTCCGCCCGGTTGTGGGACGACGGCATCATCGACCCGGCGGACACGCGCATGGTGCTCGGCCTCGGCCTGTCGGCGTCGCTGAACGCCCCGGTCGAGAAGACCACCTTCGGCGTGTTCCGGATGTGA
- a CDS encoding enoyl-CoA hydratase/isomerase family protein → MSDILIDIAASGVAAVTMNRADVHNAFNEQVIADLTDAVLSLGSNPDVRAILLRGAGKSFSAGADLGWMKKMAGYSHGENVEDAMGLATMLRTLDECPKPTIAVVQGPAFGGGVGLVAACDIAIATETASFALTEVRLGLIPAVISPYVVAAMGERACRRYFLTAERFSAAEALRLGLLHQTVPATELDAAVEVMVRNLLQCGPASQTAAKELIRAVARRPLDDALVRDTAERIARQRASDEGREGVGAFLEKREPAWRS, encoded by the coding sequence ATGAGCGACATTCTGATCGACATCGCCGCCAGCGGCGTCGCCGCCGTCACGATGAACCGGGCGGACGTTCACAACGCCTTCAACGAGCAGGTCATCGCCGATCTGACCGACGCCGTCCTCAGCCTGGGATCGAACCCGGATGTCCGCGCCATCCTGCTGCGCGGCGCGGGGAAGAGCTTCTCCGCCGGGGCCGACCTCGGCTGGATGAAGAAGATGGCGGGTTACAGCCATGGCGAGAACGTCGAGGACGCCATGGGGCTCGCCACCATGCTGCGCACGCTGGACGAATGCCCGAAGCCGACCATCGCCGTGGTGCAGGGTCCGGCCTTCGGCGGCGGGGTGGGGCTGGTCGCCGCCTGCGACATCGCCATCGCCACCGAGACCGCCAGCTTCGCCCTGACCGAGGTGCGGCTGGGCCTGATCCCCGCGGTCATCAGCCCCTACGTCGTCGCCGCGATGGGCGAGCGCGCCTGCCGCCGCTACTTCCTGACGGCGGAGCGATTCTCCGCCGCTGAGGCGCTGCGGCTCGGTTTGCTGCACCAGACCGTCCCGGCGACGGAGCTGGATGCCGCGGTCGAGGTGATGGTGCGCAACCTTCTGCAATGCGGCCCGGCCTCGCAGACCGCGGCGAAGGAGCTGATCCGCGCCGTGGCGCGCCGTCCGCTGGACGACGCGCTGGTCCGCGACACGGCGGAGCGCATCGCCCGCCAGCGCGCGAGCGACGAGGGGAGGGAGGGCGTCGGCGCCTTCCTGGAGAAACGCGAACCGGCGTGGCGGAGCTGA
- a CDS encoding acetyl-CoA carboxylase biotin carboxylase subunit produces MFDKILIANRGEIACRVIRTARRMGIRTVAVYSEADARAMHVEMADEAVCIGPAPVGESYLRGDAILEVAKRTGAQAIHPGYGFLSENAGFAAACAEAGVVFIGPPIEAIRVMGSKAESKRVMSQADVPLVPGFHGEAQDLETLSAEAGRIGYPVLVKASAGGGGKGMRVVRAAGEFADAVAGAKREAKAAFGDDSVLLEKYLGRPRHVEIQVFCDTHGNGVYLFERDCSIQRRHQKVIEEAPAPALPDDLRRRMGEAAVAAAKAVNYVGAGTVEFLYEDGGFYFIEMNTRLQVEHPVTEKITGQDLVEWQLRVAAGGTLPLMQDQLTRRGHAFEARLYAEDPQREFLPAIGKLVRLRPPAENDHVRVDTGVREGDEVTMFYDPMIAKLIVWDEDRDAALRRLRVALAAYEVVGVTTNVAFLGAIAGHPAFRAVEIDTGFIERHRADLLPPPAPVPDRGLAIAALSVLLRRNADTRKARRAASDPWSPWLSASGWRLNDDNHHDLRLLDGDTPRSLTLHFRPDGYEIEVEGRPAIRAERVTLDGETLTATIDAVRTRATVVCQGLDLTILSDGSVWRLHLDDPTARAAEQEGGSGRLTAPMPGTVVRVLVEPGQTVEAGAPLMLLEAMKMEHTIKAPAAGTVSAVNFAAGDQVSEGVDLLVLDVAEG; encoded by the coding sequence ATGTTCGACAAGATTCTGATCGCGAACCGTGGCGAGATCGCCTGCCGCGTCATCCGCACCGCCCGCCGCATGGGCATCCGCACCGTCGCCGTGTATTCGGAAGCCGACGCCCGCGCCATGCATGTGGAGATGGCCGACGAGGCCGTCTGCATCGGCCCGGCGCCGGTCGGCGAGAGCTATCTGCGCGGCGACGCGATCCTTGAGGTCGCCAAGCGCACCGGCGCCCAGGCCATCCATCCCGGCTACGGCTTCCTGTCGGAGAACGCCGGCTTCGCGGCGGCCTGCGCCGAGGCCGGCGTGGTCTTCATCGGCCCGCCGATCGAGGCCATCCGCGTCATGGGCTCCAAGGCGGAATCCAAGCGCGTGATGTCGCAGGCCGACGTGCCTCTGGTCCCCGGCTTCCACGGCGAGGCCCAGGATCTGGAGACGCTGAGCGCGGAGGCCGGGCGCATCGGCTACCCGGTGCTGGTCAAGGCGTCGGCGGGCGGCGGCGGCAAGGGCATGCGCGTGGTCCGCGCCGCCGGCGAGTTCGCCGACGCGGTGGCCGGCGCCAAGCGCGAGGCGAAGGCCGCCTTCGGCGACGACAGCGTGCTTCTGGAGAAGTATCTGGGCCGCCCGCGCCATGTCGAGATCCAGGTCTTCTGCGACACCCACGGCAACGGCGTCTATCTGTTCGAGCGCGACTGCTCGATCCAGCGCCGCCACCAGAAGGTGATCGAGGAGGCCCCGGCCCCGGCGCTGCCCGACGACCTGCGCCGCCGCATGGGCGAGGCCGCGGTGGCCGCCGCCAAGGCGGTGAACTACGTCGGCGCCGGCACCGTGGAGTTCCTCTACGAGGACGGCGGCTTCTACTTCATCGAGATGAACACCCGCCTCCAGGTGGAGCATCCGGTGACCGAGAAGATCACCGGCCAGGACCTCGTGGAGTGGCAGCTGCGCGTCGCTGCCGGCGGCACGCTGCCGCTGATGCAGGACCAGCTCACCCGCCGCGGCCACGCCTTCGAGGCGCGCCTCTATGCGGAGGACCCGCAGCGCGAGTTCCTGCCGGCCATCGGCAAGCTGGTCCGCCTGCGCCCGCCCGCCGAGAACGACCATGTCCGGGTGGACACCGGCGTCCGCGAGGGCGACGAGGTCACCATGTTCTACGACCCGATGATCGCCAAGCTGATCGTCTGGGACGAGGACCGCGACGCCGCGCTGCGCCGCCTGCGCGTGGCGCTCGCCGCCTACGAGGTGGTCGGGGTGACCACCAACGTGGCCTTCCTCGGCGCCATCGCCGGGCATCCGGCCTTCCGCGCGGTGGAGATCGACACCGGCTTCATCGAGCGGCACCGCGCCGACCTGTTGCCCCCGCCGGCCCCGGTGCCGGACCGCGGGCTGGCCATCGCCGCGCTCAGCGTGCTGCTCCGCCGCAACGCGGACACGCGCAAGGCCCGCCGCGCCGCGTCGGACCCCTGGTCGCCCTGGCTGTCGGCCAGCGGCTGGCGCCTCAACGACGACAACCACCACGACCTGCGCCTGCTCGACGGCGACACGCCGCGCAGCCTGACCCTGCATTTCCGCCCCGACGGTTACGAGATCGAGGTGGAGGGCCGCCCGGCCATCCGGGCGGAGCGGGTGACGCTTGACGGCGAGACGCTGACCGCCACCATCGACGCCGTGCGCACCCGCGCCACGGTGGTCTGTCAGGGATTGGACCTGACCATCCTGTCGGACGGATCGGTGTGGCGGCTGCATCTGGACGACCCGACCGCCCGCGCCGCGGAGCAGGAGGGCGGCTCCGGCCGCCTGACCGCGCCGATGCCGGGCACCGTCGTCCGCGTGCTGGTCGAGCCCGGCCAGACGGTGGAGGCGGGCGCGCCGCTGATGCTGCTGGAGGCGATGAAGATGGAGCACACCATCAAGGCCCCCGCCGCCGGCACAGTCAGCGCCGTCAACTTCGCGGCGGGCGATCAGGTGTCCGAAGGCGTGGACCTGCTGGTCCTCGACGTGGCGGAGGGATGA